One Diospyros lotus cultivar Yz01 chromosome 1, ASM1463336v1, whole genome shotgun sequence genomic window carries:
- the LOC127807467 gene encoding chalcone synthase 3-like, which yields MEQIAERPNRTGNAMILGIGTANPENYVYQADYPDFYFRVTKSEHMPDLKEKMKRICEKTCIKKRHMYLTEEMLEGMPNLCACLAPSMDTRQEILVEEIPKLAKEAALKAIEDWGQPLSKITHVVFGTTSGLDMPGADLRLVELLGLDHSVQRYMLGHQACAGGGCILRLAKDIAENNPGARVLAVCSELTVCIFSGTCHTHSDLLVSQALFGDGSSALIVGSNPDKSIETPIFEVVGAYQHTIPNSREAVEIHSREAGLIVYLARTLPGHVSNNIEKCLVDAFTPQGVSDWNSLFWVAHPGGRAVLDLIESKLNLKEEKLLASRHVLSEYGNMASACVFFVLDEMRKRSVKEGKATTGEGCEYGVLCGFGPGLTIETVALRSVAI from the coding sequence ATGGAGCAAATAGCCGAGCGCCCCAACCGCACAGGCAACGCCATGATCCTCGGCATTGGCACCGCCAATCCGGAGAACTATGTGTACCAGGCTGACTATCCTGATTTCTACTTCAGGGTCACCAAGAGCGAACACATGCCCGATCTCAAAGAGAAGATGAAGCGCATTTGTGAGAAGACCTGTATCAAAAAGCGTCACATGTATCTCACCGAGGAGATGCTTGAAGGGATGCCCAATCTATGCGCCTGTTTGGCTCCGTCTATGGACACCCGTCAAGAGATATTAGTGGAGGAAATTCCAAAGCTGGCCAAAGAAGCGGCTCTCAAGGCAATCGAAGACTGGGGACAACCACTCTCTAAGATTACTCACGTGGTCTTTGGCACAACCTCTGGTCTTGATATGCCTGGTGCTGATCTGCGGCTTGTGGAGCTCCTTGGTCTCGACCATTCCGTCCAACGATACATGCTCGGCCACCAAGCTTGCGCTGGTGGTGGCTGCATTCTCCGACTAGCCAAAGATATTGCTGAGAATAACCCTGGTGCCAGAGTTCTTGCTGTATGCTCTGAACTCACAGTTTGCATTTTCAGTGGCACCTGCCATACCCATTCCGATTTGCTTGTTAGCCAAGCACTATTTGGCGATGGCTCATCAGCCTTGATTGTTGGTTCAAACCCTGATAAATCCATCGAAACTCCAATTTTTGAAGTTGTTGGAGCTTATCAACATACAATTCCAAATTCTCGGGAAGCAGTCGAAATCCACTCCCGCGAAGCCGGGCTCATTGTTTACTTGGCTAGGACCTTGCCTGGCCATGTATCCAATAATATTGAGAAATGCTTGGTTGACGCTTTCACTCCACAAGGAGTTAGCGACTGGAACTCACTCTTTTGGGTGGCCCATCCTGGTGGTAGAGCTGTTTTGGACCTAATCGAATCAAAACTCAATTTGAAGGAGGAAAAACTCTTGGCTAGTCGTCATGTGTTGAGCGAGTATGGAAACATGGCAAGTGCTTGCGTATTTTTTGTTCTAGATGAGATGAGAAAACGATCAGTGAAGGAAGGAAAGGCTACTACTGGAGAAGGATGCGAATACGGTGTATTGTGTGGATTTGGACCAGGATTAACTATCGAGACAGTTGCTCTACGTAGTGTTGCCATCTAA